One window of the Caloenas nicobarica isolate bCalNic1 chromosome 20, bCalNic1.hap1, whole genome shotgun sequence genome contains the following:
- the METTL18 gene encoding histidine protein methyltransferase 1 homolog, producing the protein MDFRFNFIIDGNENNEPDTQDKMDLKLCSPKHKQECTKKSKKTAETVADSSPRPGTDKHRDETPKFCFKAAKEHVIPEDLDKVLKNKVMKTVSDLYYTSTAAVEMRCLDGTDEEGIISKSVSSHSDLIPGIYEGGLKIWECTFDLIDYFSEAKIEFTNKAVLDLGCGAGLLGIVALKGKAEKVHFQDYNSTVIDEITLPNAVANCINAGSGVNRKTSKPPSKRPKKAGGLLPDALNKCRFFSGEWSAVRKLLLSSKPVSKYDIILTSETIYNPDYYSALHDTLAQLLDKNGRVYLAGKVLYFGVGGGIYIFEKFLEERNVFRSSIVKIIDKGLQRCIMEMAFKESS; encoded by the coding sequence ATGGATTTTcgatttaattttattattgaTGGAAATGAGAACAATGAACCTGACACTCAGGATAAGATGGACTTAAAGCTATGCTCACCAAAACACAAGCAGGAATGcacaaaaaagagcaagaaaactgCCGAGACTGTAGCAGACTCCAGCCCGAGGCCGGGTACTGATAAGCACCGAGATGAGACACCAAAGTTCTGCTTTAAAGCTGCCAAGGAGCACGTGATTCCTGAAGATCTCGACAAagtattgaaaaataaagtcatgAAAACAGTGTCAGACCTGTATTACACAAGTACAGCTGCAGTGGAAATGAGGTGTTTGGATGGCACCGATGAGGAAGGCATCATCTCTAAAAGTGTTTCTTCTCACTCCGATCTCATCCCTGGAATCTACGAGGGAGGACTGAAAATCTGGGAATGCACCTTTGATCTCATCGATTACTTCTCCGAGGCCAAAATAGAGTTTACCAACAAGGCTGTATTGGATCTTGGCTGCGGGGCTGGACTGCTGGGAATAGTTGCCTTAAAGGGTAAAGCTGAAAAAGTCCATTTTCAGGACTACAACAGCACAGTGATTGATGAAATAACCTTGCCCAATGCAGTGGCTAACTGTATAAATGCAGGCAGTGGagtcaacagaaaaacaagcaaacctcCTTCAAAGAGGCCAAAAAAAGCAGGAGGACTCTTACCTGATGCACTCAACAAATGCAGGTTCTTTTCTGGGGAGTGGTCTGCAGTCAGGAAGCTACTGTTAAGCAGCAAACCTGTTTCAAAGTATGATATAATCCTCACATCTGAGACCATCTATAATCCTGACTACTACAGTGCTTTGCATGATACACTGGCTCAGCTCTTGGATAAAAACGGCCGTGTGTATTTGGCAGGCAAAGTACTTTATTTTGGGGTTGGTGGTGGCATCTACATCTTTGAGAAATTCCTTGAAGAGAGGAATGTGTTTAGGAGCAGCATAGTTAAAATAATTGATAAAGGACTGCAGCGATGTATTATGGAAATGGCCTTTAAAGAGTCCAGTTAA